GGTGTGGGACGGATGCCCACAGGGTGGTCGACTACGAGGGGTATTCCGAGGGCCGCCCCTTGCGCAATGCACTTCCTTTTCCCGGGGCGCCGCTGTCTCAGCGGCGCCGGAGTTTCGTCTTGGGCGAGGGCCTCGTCGTCGATGAGAATCCTCCGCCCGCTAGCGGGCGGTTCGGACGCGAAGGTCCGGACGCGGCGGCGCCCAGGTCGAGCGCACCCTGGCTCTGCCCGAACGCATCGGTCTCGACGCCCATCCGCCGCAGCAGAGTCACGTAGAGGTCCGACAACGGAGCGTCCTGGTCCTCGGAGCCGTAGGCCTTGTGCTCGCCGTGGTCGAAGCCGCCACCGACAACGAGGATCGGCAGACGCTTCGCCTCGTGCGAACTCGCGTTGCCCAGATTGCTTCCGAACAGCACGGACGTGTCGTCGAGCAGCTTCCGGTCCTGCATCTCGTCCAGGAAGTCTCGGAACGCGAGCACTATCTCCGTTTCGACGAGCCTCAGTTGATCGATCTTGTCGGGCTGCTGGCCGTGGTGGGACAGGCCGTGTTGGTCGCCTCCCACGCCGAGCACGTCGATCGGTACGACACTGTGATCCTGAACCATGAGGCTGACGACACGAGACGAGTCGGTCTCGAGGATCAGCGGAATCATTTTCAACTGGCTGCGGACGCTCCCGATGAGGTAGGCGGGGCCGCCCGCATCGAGAGGCGACTCCTCGGAGACCATCGGCTTCGGCCGTTCTGCCCACGCCTGCACTTCGGCGAGTTGGAATTCGGCGTCGCGAACCGCGTCGAAATAGGCGTCGAGCGTGTGCGTGTCCGAGGCGCTCACGTTGCCGCGAAGGGTCGCTCGCTTTCCCCTGAGGTGGTCCAGGATGCTCGCGCCGTCCCGGAGTCGGGCCTTCTCACGTGCGACTTCCTCGGGCGTGCCTTGCAGGAACATTTGCTGGAAGACGCGGGCCGGGTCCGATTCGGCCGGGACCATGACGCCCGTCGACGTGTACGATTGACTCTGCGCCTGCACGGTTCCCAGGGTTACCGAAGGAAACCGCGTCACGTAGCCGAGGTGGATCGCGACGGCCTGATCGATCGAGATCGTGTTCCGGAATCCGTCCTGGCCGGGATGGCGCTGGCCGGTGAGCCAGGTGATCTCGGAGTTGTGCGGCTGGCGACCGCTCTGATCCTCGTGGGACAGCCCGGACAGCACCGTGTAGCGCGAACGGTGGTCATCGAGGATCGACAGGTACTCGCTCGCCTCGTAGTCGCGGCCGGTGGTCGCTGGCAACCACGAGGGCGTGTAGAGACCCAGTGTGAGTCCGATGTTGACCATCCGTCGGGTTTCGACGGCCGCGGACGCGCGTAGCGGACGCATCACGTCGAGCATGGGTAGCGCGAGCGCGACGCCGCCCGCTTTCAGGACCGTTCGCCGGCTGATTCGTTTGTGCCACATGGCTAACGTCTCCTGAAGATGCTGCTGGCCGCGACAGTGCGCATCGTCGATCGGAATCCGTACCCGGACCCTTTGAGTTCAGCCAAGATCCGGTTCACTTCGGTCCGGTCGTTCGTCTGGATCGCTGCGCCGGTCCCGAAAACGAGAAGCTGTGAGACCAGGTTGCGGCCGACTTGATCGAGCTGCTCGTCTAGAAGGATCTCCTTGTACTCGGCGATGCCGTCGAACGTGCGCCCACTGGTCGTGACGCCGGTTGCATCGACCGGAACCCCGGGGCGGTAGAACTCCCGGAGAGCGCCGACCGGATCGAACTGTTCCAATGCGAATCCCGGCGGATCGATGACGCTGTGGCAGCTGTTGCAAACGGGTTGCGTTCGATGCGCATCGAGCTGCTCCCGAATGGTCGTCGTGCCGCGCGTGTCGGGCTCGAGGCCCGTCACGCCGGGAGGCGGCGGTGGCGTCGGCGTGCCGAGCAACGGTCCCAGCACGAAGTTGCCGCGCGGCACCGGTGAGGTGTTCGTGCCGTTGGACGTGAGCTTGAGGATGCTGCCCTGCGTGAGGAGTCCGCCGCGCGGACTATCCGCGGGGAGGCTCACCCGGCGCATCTCCTGTCCTTCGATGCCCTGCACCTCGTAGAGCGATGCGAGGCGGCGGTTCATGTAGGTGAAGTCGGAGTCGATCAGGTTCGCGACACTGAGGTCCTCCCGGATCAGCTCGGCGAGGAAGAGCTTGGTCTCCATTTCCATCGCCTGGCCCAAGCGCTCCTCGTACGAGAATTGCGGGGAGGGTGTCGTCGCGCGGATCTCGTCGAGGCGGTACGCCTGCGTTGCGAAGTCCTCTACGAATCGCCAGCTCTTTGGGTCGTCCAGCATCCGGTCGACCTGCGCGCGGATGGTAGCGGGGTCCGAAAGGGCGCCCCGCTGCGCGAGCGTCAAGAGCTCGTCGTCGGGGGCGCTTCGCCACACGAAGTACGCGAGTCGCGTCGCGAGCTCATGGTCGGTGAGCTGGCCCGGGGCATAGGCTTGCGGTTGATAGAGGAACTCGGGCGAGCTGAGGACGGCGCTGAGGGGGACCCGGACGGCCTCGAGAAACGGTCGGCCTTCGTCCAGAACCGCCAGGCCCAGCACCACGAGAGCCGCGATTTCGGGCTCTTCGACCGGGCGGCGGAATGCACGCTCGGCGAAGTTCGCAACGATCTCGTCGAGGTGTGCCTCGGGGGACTTCGTCAGCTGGATGTTTCCGCTCTCGCCGAAGTCGACGCCGACCAGCACCGATCGGGTGCTCGGCGGAGGCCACGACTCCTGGAGGGGCCCCTCGAGCGTCATCGACTTGAATACGATGCCTTCGCCCGGGTAGCCGCTGCCTGCGAGGAGCGTGTTCTCTTCGAGGAAGATGAAGGGGTCGCCGCCGTTGGTGTCGAGTTCCGAAACGCACGGTCCGACCAGGTCACCGGGCTGAAGGAACGTGGTGACCTCGATCACCTTCGTCTCGTCGTCCACCAGGTCCCACACGCCGATCAACTCGTCGAGCGACGCGACGACGCCCTGCTTCTTCCCGCGAAACAGCGTGACGACGACAGTGGTATCGGCCTGATAGCGGTAGGCTTCCAGGGTGACGCGATACCGTCCCGATTGGGGGACGTTGAAGAAGTTCAGGCTACTGTCGGTCGTATAGGTGCACGAGTAGTCGGCGATCACGAGCGCGCCGTCGTCCAGGATTTCCACGACGCCGAGACCGAAAGCCTCCCCCGTCGCGATGAAGCCGATGCCGGGTGCGGTCGCGTAGTCGATGACGACGGGTTGGGCGGCAGGCGGGGGGCCGACGAGGATTGCCGCGTCGAGCGCGCGGTCGGCTACCTCGAGGTAGGTCCGAACGTGCAGTCCCGAGATGCCCTGGCTCACGGCGAGCGTGTCGAAGTCGCCCGAGTCGGCCTCCGGCGGCAGCGATTCTCCGAGTGCCAACGCCGCGTCTTCGTCGATCTTCAGGAGATCCCGGAGCGTGTGGCCGTACTCGAGCCGCGTGAGGCGGCGCGGTGAGTCCGGCGGCGCGTCTTGTGCGACCGCGGGCGTGTAGAGGGTGGCAAGCGCGGCCACCACGAGAACGCACGAGGCGAGGCGTTCCTGGCGCAGCCCTGTCCCCGGGCAGCGATCGTTGGTCACGTCTCAGCTCCTTTGTGAGGGTGAGGACCCGGCGATCTCGATCGCCGAGCCGACGGTTTGGAGGGGAGCAGGTGGCACGTCGTCCGGGTCCGCTCGTCGAGGTCTCTTCTTAATCCACGCAATGCCTGTTTTGACCGCGTGCGGTATGGGGTCTCTTATCTAGCCGGGTCGGTTCGGCGTGGTCAACGGTGTTCGCACAAACGGCTCGATCCCAGCCTCGAACGGGTTGACTGGTCATCCGGAAGCTCGAGGCGGCCGGCTGGACAAAGCGCTGCAAGGAAGGCTCCCACCAGATGATGATCCACCCCACCGAAGGCCGGGTAGTGCCCGTTCCGGATCCGAAGAAGGATCTGGGCCGTGGCCTCCTTCGGGCCTGGAGAAGCAGACCGGCGTCAAGCTCATATAGAAACGAGAGAGCCATGCGATACGGAGCGTGATCAAGAGGGATGGACACAGGCCCTCGCGACCTTCCCGCGGTGCGAGGGGCTGGTTACCGGGGGCCGTCTGGAAGAGATCGAGGAGTCCGCCAAGGACGCGCTCGTCGGCTGGCTCAAGGCGCACCTCGAGATGGGCAACGCCCCCCCGCCCAGATCAGTCAGGGGGAAGCGCGTGCTCTGGGTGACGGTGCCGCTGGCGCTGGCGACGAAGATCGCGCTGCGTCGCGCGCGCCTCGCCAAGGGGCTCACGCAGACCGAGCTTGCCGAGCAGACCAGCGTGAAGCAGCCCGTGATCGCACGCCTCGAGAACTCGGATCACGACGTGAAGCTCGCAACCCTGGAGAAGATCGCCGACGTCCTGGGCGTCGGGCTCAAGGTGGGCTCCGCGAAAAGGAAGGCGGCATAGCAACCGGGACCTTGGGGATCTCTGGCCCCCGGGGGCCAGGCTTTGACACACCGGTGACACACCCAGACACACTAGGCCCCGAGAAAACGTAGTCTTTTCAATCCGAGGTGTGGGTTCAAGTCCCACCTTCGGCAGAGCAACGCGCGCTCTAGAGATCTCTGCGAGCGCGGATAGCAGGCATTAGCGGTTGAGGATTCCACCGAGCCGCTCGCGGCGTGAACGATCCTTCCCTGAGCCGCGGCGGCGTCGCCTGCGCCGGCGGGGCACGGCCGCCGGCTGAGCCCGGGGCGCGTTCGGCTGCTCGGGCGTGGGCTGCCGGGCGTCCGATTGCGATCGCTCGAGCGGCGGCAGCCCACGCGCAATTCGACGCCGCTGCTCATCAAGCTCGACCTCGGCGATCTCGCGGAGGATCGCGCTCGTATCGGCGATCGTTTCGGGGGGTTGCCATACCCCGGTGAGCACCGTGTCGGGCTGGAGCTCACTGCGCTCGTAGATGGCCCAGAGCTCTTGCCCATACGGCAGGCCGGTCGCCGTCGGCTCGAAACGGCCGAGAAACCTCGTGAGGTTGTCGACGTCGCGGATCAGCAGCTCGCGCGCATTCTGGTTGCGCGACGCATCCACCCACTGCGGAAAGTCGATCAACACCGGCCCGCGCGCGTCCATGAGCACGTTGAAGTCGGATAGATCCCCGTGCACGACGCCGGCGCAGAGCATTCGCACGACCTCGCCGAGTAGCTGCTCGAACACAGTCCGGGCCTCACCCGCCGTCATCGCGACCTCGCCAAGACTTGGCGCCGGGTGACCGCCAGCATCCGTCACCAATTCCATCACCAGGACACCATCGACGAAGTGGAACGGCTCCGGCACCCGGACGCCGGCATCCCGCAACCGATAGATCGCCTCGACCTCGGCGGAGCGCCACGCATTCTCGTCCTTCGCGCGCCCGTGTTTGGTGTGTTTCCCCATCGCGCGTCGGTCGCGGCTGTTCCGCACCCGCCGCCCTTCCATGTAGCCGCTGCGGTGCTTGAAGCTTCGGTTCTCGGCATCCTTGTAGATCTTGGCGACGCGCTCCTCGCCGGCGGCGAGCACCAGATAGATCTGCGCCTCCTTGCCACTTCGGAGAGGTCGCACGACCTCCGTGATGATCCCCTCGGCCTTCAAGGCCGCGAGGCTGTCCGGTACCCGCATCGCGGCCCTTCTACTGTTGTTCCTCGCACCCAACAAGCCGAGCCACGAGGCTTCTGCGCCCACACGGTTAGGGATAGGGTCGCCGGATGTTCTATGAATTCCACCGTCAGATGACGAAGATGCTCGGCCAACTCGACAAGTGGCTGGACGCAGCCGAGGCGCACGCCAAGGCCAAGGCCTTCGACCCGAACATTCTCGTCACATCGCGTTTGGCCCCGGATCAGTTCTCGTTCGCCCAGCAGGTGCAAAACGCCTGCGATACGGCGAAGCTCTCGACGGGGCGACTGACCACGAAGCCCGCCGCCGAGCAGCCCGATACCGAAACAACCCTGGCCGAGCTGCGGACTCGCATTCGTGCCGTGATCGCGTATCTCGAGAGCATCTCCGAGGCGGACTACGAGGGGGCCGCGACCCGCGTCATCACCACCCCACGCTGGCAAGGCAAGGTGATGAGCGGATCCGATTACTTCATGGAGCACGCCGTCCCAAACTTCTTCTTCCACCTGAACCACGCCTACGCGCTTCTCCGCCACAACGGCGTCGCCATCGGCAAGCGCGACTACCTCGGTGCCCAAACCCGCCGCGACCCCTGACCGCACAGGAGCACATCCCATGCGACATTGGTCACTCACGTTATTGTTGCTGAGGTCGGCCAGAACCGCGGCGACAGTCGTTCGACCGATCTCGTAGCCCAGGCCGCGCATGACGTCGCGAAGGCGGGTGTAGCCCCAACCGGGGTTGTCGCAGGCGAGCTGGACCACCAGTCCGCGGTCTCTGGCGGTTTCGAACGTCGACCCGGCCCACGCCGTGCGCTGCCGTCGGCACCGATTGACATCGAGCCCTCTGAACGGCCGAGCGCCTCTGCGCTAAGGATCCTCCGGCTCCTCAGGAGGGGCTTCCTCCGGCTCCTCGGGACGGTCGTCCGCGAACATCATCTGAACGATCAGAGAGAGGATCATGTCGACGTCGCTGTCGCTTCGGCGTGCCATACGCTGTGGACGATCGTAGTACGCATCGGGTCTTCGACTCGATCTCCCGCTCGTCCCGAGTCCGTTTACAGGTTCGCCTGCGTCTACGCGCCCATGGAAGCATTCCCGCTAGCCGCCAAACCTGCCGCTGGGCTGCAACCCTTATACTATGTGCACGCGCCCACCAGTTTCATGACCGCGGCGGTCCCGGCCAGCACCTCGAAGATCGATCTCTGGCCCCCGGGGGCCAGACGGGAACACACCCAGACACACTCGTCCCCGAGAAAACGTCGTCGTTTCAGCCCGAGGTGTGGGTGCAAGTCCCACCTCCGGCGGTCGGAAAGCCGCGTCCCGCGCGGGTTTTCGGCCCCAATAATCCGCTGGGGGCCAGCGGGGGGGCATGATGTCTCGGTACCCGAGTGAAGGGCGGAAACCCACAGCAAGGCTCACATTCCCAAAGGTGTGGTGTCCGGAATGACCGCGCGACAACCTCGAGCCGACCGGGGAGCTTCTATCGCCATCACCGACCCAGCCCAGCCCTCCTCTCATCACCCCGCATCCCGCAGTACATCCATCTGGCGCCTCGAGGCGAATCCGGCGAACGGGATCTCCCTCGCCATCTGACGCGATGGGCCGAGGAATCGCTCGTCCTTAGCGCCCACCAAGACGAGTGTCCGACAGCGGATCTCACCGAGCCGATCAGTCACGGGCGTCTGGTACATGACCTCGCGCATGAGGTCAGAGCACACGGTCGGATCCAACGCTTCGAGCTTGGCGAGCAGCCGATTCCAATAGACATCGGGGGCCATGTCCTGCTCGGTCCGCGGTATCCATCAATACCAAGGAAGCCAGTCGCTCGGGATGGGCCAGTGCGAAGCGGAGAGGCGGGAGGTCGTTCACTAGAGGGAGATACTTCCTTTGCCTTTCGTTGATCTCGAGGGTCCGGTGGCTACTACCCCAGCGACCCAGTTCTCAGAGGCCAACGGAGATACGAGGGAAGACCCGAAGAACATCTGCGCGGACATGATCGAGGCCGTTGCTCTCCGCTGACGAGGTACTGCCAAGTCCACCGGGGCCGCCGAACGCTCCTCATCATTCCCAGATGACCGGTCGGGAACACCACTGAAGGTCGACCCCAAGTCCCCGTACGACGAGGGGCTCCGGGAAAGCCGGGGCGATTCACATCTCCCCTACCGCCAACATCGCACAGGCCGCAGCCATTTCCGTTACCGCGCCGTCCAGGTCGGCCGGTGTCAGTTTCAGCGTGCTTTGCTCCAGTAGATTACCCAGCGTGCCTGCATCATCTGCGGTCATGTCGCCATCGCTAACCGCCTTGGTGATGGCATTGCCGGCCTGTTCAATCAAAACTTTTATCTGCCGTATGTCCATGTTGATGGCTGCCACTTCCGTTGTCTTGTTCAGGGTGCTGGCATTGGCACCGCGCGCCTCGGCGGCGCAGATCGCATCGCGTGCCAGCAGGTCCAGGCGAATGGGCCTGTAACGCGCAATACCACCGGTGAGATCGGGTGTTAAATCCGGATACATGGCCTTGCCCACGGCCCGCCGTATGGGTGAGTGGGCGACATAAATACTGCCATCGCTAGCCACGGTGCTCATGGCCAGCGAGTCTTCCCGGCCTTCCGCAAAGTAGCGCAGCTCTCCGGTTTCACGGTCCAGCAGGCCCATACCCATATGCAACATGAGATTGGCCCCGAGTAATGTCTTGCCACCGCCAATGCCGATCACCACACCATTGGCGGTAATGGTCGCCGTCAGAGAGTTGGATTGTTTGTCGACGTTGGCGTAGCCATCGAATCCTGTCAGCTTCGCCGTCCACTCCATGGCGCCACTGTCACCGTTGTCGACTAGCTTGAGCACGTCGCTGCGGGTGACGGCATACAGCTCATTGTTATCGGGTGACACCGAGATGGAACCAACCAGCGGCTCTCCCACATCCACGCGCCACACTTCGTTCAACTCACTATCCAGCGCGATTACGTTGCCGAGGTTGTCGGACTCATACACGCGGCTGCCGTCTGCACTGAGCGCCGGAGTCGATCCGGTGCCCCCCTGAAACGTCGCGCGGTTCAATATCTGAAATTCCAGGCCACCGTTGCCGTCATCAACTAGATCGAGGGCGTAAATCGCACCGATTTCAGACTTTCCGTCCTCCGTGCCATCCTCTGCATCTTCCGCGGTGGCGGCGATATAGATGCGGCAACTGTCAGGAGCGATGCTGAAATAGTTGGTCACCACACCGCCACCGCCATAGAGGTAATTTATCGCGGATGAAAAAAGACTCAGGCCACCCTGGGTCTTGCCGAACGCGGCATCCATCAGCGGGTCGACTTTGTTGGTGACGAACCAGGGAACCTTCACCCCCGTGCCGCTAATGGCAGGTGCGCCGGGTAGTTGTCCGATGGGAGCGATCAGCTCGCCGCTTTTACGGCTGAAGGCAAATAGTTCTCCGGCCTTGGATACCGTTACCAGTGAATCTGTCGCCGGGTGATAGTTAAAACTATGAAGCTTAGAGCTCGGATTCTTGCCGGGCTCCAAGGGAGGAAGGCTTAGACCGGTGGCAGTACTCCATACCACCGAACCGTCCGGCCGCAGGGCCATCGCGCGGGTATAGCTGACGATGTAGATGATCTGGTCTCCCGGGTTTTCCGGGTCGTTCAATACGAAAGCTGGGCTGCTTGATTCTCTATCGCTGTCGGCGGGCATCGCCCAACGTCGTTCGCCGGTTTGAGCATCGAGAGAAACCAGCACTACGCGTTCACCGTGGTAGAACTGCGGGCTAAAGTAGAGATTGCCTTCGTTATCAAAGGTCGGTCCATTACCAACGAAGTAAGACGGCTCCGCAACCCAGTCGAGTTCAAACATGGGGGCGGCGGCGACCCAGACATTATCTGAATTCACCACGCCAACATGTATGGCACTAAAGGTATCCGGCTCGGGGATGACATCGTAGCTATGCTGCCCCGCGGCGCGCGCGCCTACCGGCTTCCATTGGGTTTTCTCAGGTGGGCCAAAAACTCTGGGATTATGGGGCCGACTATCGTCAATAAAGATTTTGAATACCACGAAGCCAACGGTTGCGATCAAGAACAAAGTGACCACTTTCCAGGTATTCGTTTTCAAGGCGCGAAATTTCATGTTCACCACTTTGCTAAAATCGATGCTGACGGCTGGCTAGTCAGAACAGAACGTTCGCGCTGAACCCATCGCAGGTGGAGACAGTGGACTCGCGCGGCCCCCAGGCCGGCGTGCTCATGCCGCGCTCCCAGTTCTCGATTCCGGCACGCAGGGAATCGAGTTCGTCGATCCGCTCACGCGACAGGTCGTTCTCTTCGCCGAGGTCCGTGGCCAGGTCGAACAGGAACGTGAAGTCGCCATCGCGCGACTCCCACAGCTTCCAGTCTCCTTCGCGTGCCCCGACGGCCGTCCCGGCGCGCCAGAACAGCTTGTCGTGTGGCTCGCCCGGGGTCTCGCCCGATAGGTACGGAACCAGATCCACTCCATCGTAGTCGCGATCGTCGGGCAGCAGGACGCCCACCGCCGAAGCGATCGTCGGTAGCAAATCGAGCGACGACACGATCCGGTCGTCGACCTGTCCGTCGGCGATACCTCGCGGCCACTGCATGAGATATGGAACCCGCACACCGCCTTCGAAGACCGTCACCTTGCCACCGCGCAGCAGCTCGCAGCTGCAGGCACCCGAAACGAAGGCGCAGCCGTTGTCCGAGAGATAGACGACCAGCGTATCCTCGGTCAGGCCATGGCGCTCGAGGCGTTTTAGGATGGCACCCACGCCGTCGTCCATCGCACTGACCATCCCGGCGAGAAC
This region of Candidatus Binatia bacterium genomic DNA includes:
- a CDS encoding DUF1552 domain-containing protein; protein product: MWHKRISRRTVLKAGGVALALPMLDVMRPLRASAAVETRRMVNIGLTLGLYTPSWLPATTGRDYEASEYLSILDDHRSRYTVLSGLSHEDQSGRQPHNSEITWLTGQRHPGQDGFRNTISIDQAVAIHLGYVTRFPSVTLGTVQAQSQSYTSTGVMVPAESDPARVFQQMFLQGTPEEVAREKARLRDGASILDHLRGKRATLRGNVSASDTHTLDAYFDAVRDAEFQLAEVQAWAERPKPMVSEESPLDAGGPAYLIGSVRSQLKMIPLILETDSSRVVSLMVQDHSVVPIDVLGVGGDQHGLSHHGQQPDKIDQLRLVETEIVLAFRDFLDEMQDRKLLDDTSVLFGSNLGNASSHEAKRLPILVVGGGFDHGEHKAYGSEDQDAPLSDLYVTLLRRMGVETDAFGQSQGALDLGAAASGPSRPNRPLAGGGFSSTTRPSPKTKLRRR
- a CDS encoding helix-turn-helix transcriptional regulator, whose translation is MASFGPGEADRRQAHIETREPCDTERDQEGWTQALATFPRCEGLVTGGRLEEIEESAKDALVGWLKAHLEMGNAPPPRSVRGKRVLWVTVPLALATKIALRRARLAKGLTQTELAEQTSVKQPVIARLENSDHDVKLATLEKIADVLGVGLKVGSAKRKAA
- a CDS encoding DUF1592 domain-containing protein, which encodes MTNDRCPGTGLRQERLASCVLVVAALATLYTPAVAQDAPPDSPRRLTRLEYGHTLRDLLKIDEDAALALGESLPPEADSGDFDTLAVSQGISGLHVRTYLEVADRALDAAILVGPPPAAQPVVIDYATAPGIGFIATGEAFGLGVVEILDDGALVIADYSCTYTTDSSLNFFNVPQSGRYRVTLEAYRYQADTTVVVTLFRGKKQGVVASLDELIGVWDLVDDETKVIEVTTFLQPGDLVGPCVSELDTNGGDPFIFLEENTLLAGSGYPGEGIVFKSMTLEGPLQESWPPPSTRSVLVGVDFGESGNIQLTKSPEAHLDEIVANFAERAFRRPVEEPEIAALVVLGLAVLDEGRPFLEAVRVPLSAVLSSPEFLYQPQAYAPGQLTDHELATRLAYFVWRSAPDDELLTLAQRGALSDPATIRAQVDRMLDDPKSWRFVEDFATQAYRLDEIRATTPSPQFSYEERLGQAMEMETKLFLAELIREDLSVANLIDSDFTYMNRRLASLYEVQGIEGQEMRRVSLPADSPRGGLLTQGSILKLTSNGTNTSPVPRGNFVLGPLLGTPTPPPPPGVTGLEPDTRGTTTIREQLDAHRTQPVCNSCHSVIDPPGFALEQFDPVGALREFYRPGVPVDATGVTTSGRTFDGIAEYKEILLDEQLDQVGRNLVSQLLVFGTGAAIQTNDRTEVNRILAELKGSGYGFRSTMRTVAASSIFRRR
- a CDS encoding DUF1993 domain-containing protein codes for the protein MFYEFHRQMTKMLGQLDKWLDAAEAHAKAKAFDPNILVTSRLAPDQFSFAQQVQNACDTAKLSTGRLTTKPAAEQPDTETTLAELRTRIRAVIAYLESISEADYEGAATRVITTPRWQGKVMSGSDYFMEHAVPNFFFHLNHAYALLRHNGVAIGKRDYLGAQTRRDP
- a CDS encoding type II toxin-antitoxin system HicA family toxin translates to MVIRKLEAAGWTKRCKEGSHQMMIHPTEGRVVPVPDPKKDLGRGLLRAWRSRPASSSYRNERAMRYGA